A single genomic interval of Mucilaginibacter boryungensis harbors:
- a CDS encoding glycosyltransferase family 2 protein, which yields MNKKISIVIPSFNEAGNIAELVQRLTAVLKTVPYRYEVIFIDDGSSDNTLEILKSLNSKDDNLYYLELSRNFGHQNALKAGYDYADGDAIISMDGDLQHPPELITQFLEKWEEGYDVVYTTREYQDEVSYFKTKSSEIYYNMINSLSDTKLEKGTADFRLIDRKVANVLVSLDENGLFIRGLIKWLGFKQYAINYQADARFSGRSKYTLKRMIRFAVEGVTAFSVRPLNIAIGIGAFFSLMSLCYIPYIAWTLMYGHEVPGWASVLASVVFFGGVQLMVLGIIGLYLGKMFMQAKNRPNYIVRSTNLVKVNNDIAKL from the coding sequence ATGAATAAAAAAATATCGATAGTAATACCTTCATTTAACGAAGCCGGTAACATTGCCGAATTAGTGCAACGGTTAACTGCAGTATTAAAAACTGTACCCTATCGTTATGAAGTGATTTTTATTGATGATGGCAGTTCGGATAATACGCTGGAAATTCTGAAATCATTAAATAGCAAGGATGATAACTTATATTACCTTGAACTTTCCCGCAATTTCGGTCACCAGAACGCGCTAAAGGCTGGTTATGATTATGCCGATGGCGATGCTATCATCAGCATGGATGGTGATTTGCAACACCCTCCTGAACTGATTACGCAATTCCTTGAAAAGTGGGAAGAGGGTTATGATGTAGTTTATACTACCCGCGAATATCAGGATGAGGTTAGTTATTTCAAAACCAAGTCATCTGAAATATATTATAATATGATCAACTCCCTTTCCGATACCAAATTGGAAAAAGGGACAGCCGACTTCAGACTGATAGACCGAAAAGTAGCTAACGTACTGGTTAGTTTGGACGAGAATGGCTTATTTATACGCGGGTTAATAAAATGGCTTGGTTTTAAGCAATATGCCATCAATTACCAAGCTGATGCACGGTTTTCAGGGCGCAGTAAATATACCCTTAAGCGCATGATTAGGTTCGCGGTAGAAGGTGTTACAGCCTTTAGCGTACGCCCATTAAATATCGCCATAGGCATAGGGGCGTTTTTTTCGCTTATGTCGTTGTGTTATATCCCTTATATCGCCTGGACGTTGATGTATGGGCATGAAGTCCCCGGCTGGGCATCTGTATTGGCATCGGTTGTGTTTTTTGGCGGCGTCCAATTAATGGTGTTAGGTATAATCGGTTTATATCTGGGTAAAATGTTTATGCAAGCCAAAAACCGTCCTAATTATATTGTTCGGTCAACCAATTTAGTTAAAGTAAATAATGATATTGCTAAGCTTTGA
- a CDS encoding polysaccharide deacetylase family protein, with translation MILLSFDIEEFDMPFEYGKSISFEDQLAISTEGTLAILNILREANIKATFYCTANYAKNKTDIILKIVEEGHELASHGYFHSEFIPEHLASSKKVLEQIADTPVKGYRMARMMPVDEKEIHKAGYKYNSSINPTWLPGRYNNFKRPRTWFWQDGVLQIPSSVSPLIRFPLFWLSFHNLPMFMLQWLSNATHRKDGYLNLYFHPWEFTDLHKPEKYGFPGYVMRNTGEDFISRIKYFINWAQKKGYQFKRTGDFAAEIIQKSRK, from the coding sequence ATGATATTGCTAAGCTTTGATATAGAAGAGTTTGACATGCCGTTTGAGTATGGCAAAAGTATTAGTTTTGAAGATCAGTTGGCCATATCAACCGAGGGCACATTGGCTATTCTTAACATTTTACGTGAAGCAAATATTAAGGCAACATTTTACTGTACGGCCAATTATGCTAAAAATAAAACTGATATCATTTTAAAAATAGTTGAGGAAGGTCACGAGTTAGCTTCACATGGTTACTTTCATTCTGAGTTTATTCCTGAACATTTAGCCTCCTCAAAAAAAGTGCTGGAACAAATTGCCGATACCCCTGTTAAAGGCTATCGTATGGCCCGTATGATGCCTGTTGATGAAAAAGAGATCCATAAAGCAGGTTATAAATACAATTCATCCATCAACCCAACCTGGCTGCCTGGCAGGTATAATAACTTTAAGCGCCCGCGTACCTGGTTTTGGCAGGATGGCGTGCTGCAAATACCTTCATCGGTATCACCCCTAATACGCTTCCCTTTGTTTTGGCTGAGTTTTCATAATCTTCCCATGTTTATGTTGCAATGGTTAAGTAACGCTACGCATCGTAAAGATGGCTACTTAAATCTGTATTTTCATCCGTGGGAATTTACCGATCTGCACAAACCCGAAAAGTATGGTTTCCCTGGTTATGTAATGCGCAACACTGGTGAGGATTTTATCAGTCGGATAAAATATTTTATTAATTGGGCGCAAAAAAAAGGCTACCAGTTTAAACGTACCGGTGATTTTGCCGCCGAGATCATACAAAAAAGCCGGAAGTAA
- a CDS encoding dihydrolipoamide acetyltransferase family protein, with translation MSKYQLLLPKMGESVAEATIIRWLKSPGDRIEADEAIMEIATDKVDSEVPSPVSGVLAKQLCNENDVVQIGSVIAEIETGAIAEQNNTPATPAPEPVAPAYKESFPANDVVEFEDTAIPGVSQLAKEEPAVQAQAYSNGDRFYSPLVKNIAAQERISMAELDRIPGTGSDGRLTKDDLLNYISKRQRVQGNKVPTPQPKPQGQSARPPQPQQNPPQAQPQAASAPKPVAQQQQQPRPAQAAPQTAKPAQPTQPQAAQAKPAYIPAEGDEIIEMDRMRRLIADHMVMSKHTSPHVTSFVEADVTNLVKWRDKVKKGFEARTGERITFTPIFIEAVVKAIKDMPLINSSINGTQIIKKKDINIGMATALPSGNLIVPVIHKADALNLTGITKSVNDLANRARANKLQPDEVKNGTFTLTNVGSFGNVMGTPIINQPQVAILAIGIIKKKPAVLETKDGDVIAIRHMMFLSLSYDHRVVDGSLGGSFVRRVADYLENWDMNREI, from the coding sequence ATGTCTAAATACCAATTGTTGCTACCAAAAATGGGCGAGAGTGTTGCGGAAGCAACCATCATCAGGTGGTTAAAATCTCCTGGCGACCGTATAGAGGCAGACGAGGCAATAATGGAAATTGCAACCGACAAGGTCGACTCTGAAGTGCCCTCGCCGGTAAGCGGAGTACTTGCCAAGCAATTATGCAATGAAAACGATGTGGTACAGATTGGTTCGGTAATTGCCGAAATAGAAACCGGCGCCATAGCAGAACAGAATAACACTCCTGCGACTCCCGCTCCGGAACCAGTTGCACCTGCTTATAAAGAATCTTTCCCGGCTAATGATGTAGTTGAATTTGAAGATACAGCTATTCCAGGGGTAAGTCAGCTCGCAAAAGAAGAACCTGCCGTGCAAGCGCAGGCTTATAGTAACGGCGACCGGTTTTATTCGCCGCTGGTTAAAAATATCGCTGCGCAGGAACGCATTAGCATGGCTGAACTTGACCGCATTCCGGGTACAGGTTCTGATGGACGATTGACAAAAGACGACCTGCTAAATTATATTAGTAAAAGGCAGCGGGTACAAGGTAATAAGGTGCCTACTCCGCAGCCAAAGCCACAAGGCCAGTCTGCAAGGCCACCTCAGCCACAGCAAAATCCCCCTCAGGCCCAGCCACAAGCAGCGTCAGCGCCGAAACCTGTTGCTCAGCAGCAGCAACAACCAAGGCCAGCACAAGCTGCGCCGCAAACCGCTAAACCGGCCCAGCCAACACAACCACAGGCCGCCCAGGCCAAACCGGCTTATATACCGGCCGAAGGTGACGAAATTATTGAAATGGACAGGATGCGCCGCTTAATTGCCGACCACATGGTAATGAGCAAGCATACATCGCCGCACGTAACATCGTTTGTAGAGGCTGATGTGACCAACTTGGTTAAATGGCGCGATAAGGTTAAAAAGGGCTTTGAGGCACGCACCGGCGAAAGGATCACTTTTACCCCGATATTTATTGAGGCGGTTGTAAAAGCAATTAAAGATATGCCGCTGATAAATAGTTCTATCAACGGTACACAGATCATTAAGAAAAAAGATATTAATATTGGTATGGCTACGGCTTTGCCAAGCGGTAATCTGATAGTGCCTGTAATTCATAAAGCGGATGCACTGAACCTGACAGGTATTACCAAATCGGTAAACGACCTGGCTAACAGGGCGCGTGCCAATAAGCTACAACCCGACGAAGTGAAGAACGGTACGTTTACCTTAACCAATGTTGGTTCGTTTGGCAACGTAATGGGGACACCTATTATTAACCAGCCACAGGTTGCTATCCTGGCTATTGGTATTATCAAAAAGAAACCGGCGGTGTTAGAAACCAAAGATGGTGATGTAATTGCCATCAGGCATATGATGTTCCTGTCCTTATCTTATGACCATAGGGTAGTGGATGGCTCATTGGGCGGATCGTTTGTGCGCCGTGTGGCCGATTACCTGGAAAATTGGGATATGAACAGGGAGATATAA
- a CDS encoding competence/damage-inducible protein A, which yields MLAEIITIGDEILIGQIVDTNSAWIAQELNKIGIRVKQISSVSDDRSHILKALAEAHNRAQIILITGGLGPTKDDITKRTLAEYFNVGFTENAEALENVQQLFKKYNRPLLEVNRLQAQIPENCEVILNKNGTAPGMWFNYDSRVYVSMPGVPFEMMYMMEDQVLPKLKASFKLPVIIHKTILTVGEGESFLAERIADIEDSLPSHIKLAYLPKLGQVRLRLSGYGDDEVLLQKELNSFADQLLFRVANVVVAEEDISLEKAILNKMEARGLTLSVAESCTGGYISHLFTQHPGSSNVFFGGTVSYSYELKESVLGVKNETLWQHGAVSLETVTEMVEGAILNFKSDYAIAVTGVAGPGGGTPDKPVGTVWIAVASATKTVTKKFTFGNKRLQNIERSAISALGMLNTLLREVEN from the coding sequence ATGCTTGCAGAAATTATAACCATAGGCGACGAGATATTGATCGGTCAGATAGTTGACACCAACTCGGCCTGGATTGCCCAGGAACTAAACAAAATAGGGATAAGGGTAAAACAAATATCATCCGTATCTGACGATCGCAGCCATATATTGAAAGCACTGGCAGAAGCCCACAACCGAGCTCAGATCATCCTGATAACCGGAGGCTTAGGCCCAACTAAAGATGATATCACCAAAAGAACACTGGCCGAATATTTTAATGTTGGTTTTACAGAAAATGCGGAAGCGCTGGAAAACGTACAGCAGTTATTTAAAAAGTATAACCGGCCGTTGTTGGAAGTTAACCGGTTGCAGGCCCAGATACCTGAAAATTGCGAAGTGATACTGAATAAAAATGGTACAGCGCCGGGTATGTGGTTTAACTATGATAGCAGGGTATATGTATCGATGCCTGGTGTGCCTTTTGAAATGATGTATATGATGGAAGACCAGGTACTGCCAAAATTAAAGGCATCATTTAAACTACCTGTAATTATACATAAAACCATACTTACGGTGGGCGAGGGCGAATCATTCCTGGCAGAGCGAATTGCTGACATTGAAGATAGTTTGCCTTCGCATATTAAACTGGCTTATCTGCCCAAGTTGGGGCAGGTGCGGCTGCGTTTAAGCGGATATGGAGATGATGAGGTTTTATTGCAAAAAGAGCTAAACAGTTTTGCTGATCAATTATTATTTCGTGTAGCAAATGTGGTAGTTGCTGAAGAAGATATATCGCTGGAAAAAGCCATTTTAAATAAAATGGAGGCCAGGGGTTTGACACTATCTGTAGCCGAAAGTTGTACAGGTGGATATATATCACATTTATTTACGCAACATCCGGGATCATCAAATGTGTTTTTTGGTGGTACGGTATCCTATTCTTACGAATTAAAAGAAAGCGTGCTGGGTGTAAAGAACGAGACATTATGGCAACACGGCGCAGTTAGCCTGGAAACAGTGACCGAAATGGTCGAAGGCGCAATTTTAAATTTTAAATCTGATTATGCCATTGCCGTAACCGGTGTAGCGGGGCCTGGTGGCGGTACACCCGATAAGCCTGTTGGAACTGTTTGGATAGCAGTAGCTTCGGCCACAAAAACAGTAACAAAGAAATTCACATTTGGTAATAAAAGGCTACAAAACATCGAAAGGAGCGCAATTTCGGCATTAGGAATGTTGAATACTTTACTAAGAGAAGTGGAAAACTAA
- a CDS encoding putative LPS assembly protein LptD — translation MKFIRLFFLLAIVLLLNEIAAANKSAYYGYALAKDTIIKLDSVKDRKLLRLKKPKNSTKLQDTVKKRNDKAPADTGTISELTTATAKDSSYFDQEHKMHYLYGEARVTYGDMELDADYIRVDEKKHLIFASGRIDPKTHRYVGRPISKMGKEEKAVTSDSLLVDYTTKGGKVWNGATEQDGNYLSGGKAKKLKGDEVAYENVLLSTCDLPYPYTHFGIVITKGIAEKKKIISSIFYLEIEGVPLPIGLPFGFFPKPDSRASGFILPTFGEDAKLGFYLRNFGYYFGINDYIDLTTQGTFYSKGSYEANAAARYTKLYKYSGSVTLSYGSHNYGLEGDPAQKDFNVQWSHSQNASAHPGTTFSASVNAGTSSFYQNNPATTNYSLQQLTQNNLHSSIAFGKTWEGTPFNFTANISHSQDLTRKVVTLELPSFSFNMSTISPFDPKDRVGEQKWYQKVTVGYSLQGTNKLTNIPEADLFKSTTLSKRLQNGLQHQIPVGLNLNVLKYFQFNTNVNYIDRWYFQTTNKRFARGSLTGLDSMIVDTVPGFKRVGEYSLSAGLSTKVYGVIAFKNSKIKKIRDVITPSIAFNYRPDYTSLSYGYNRVAVSNATIPYPAAIQRYSIFDQGIYGGPSGGRSAGLSFSVDNTIEAKVRAKSTDTSGQDRNVPIIQGLSASTFYNFAADSFKLSPISFSGHTAILNQKVSISFGGTLDPYQVNVRDSISNNQVVRYTQRLNKYTFQNGNFPFLTAFNLSMGASLNPEAFKPTKPTNQQLPNTLNNLNAEQANKLAQITNDPNAYVDFNVPWNLSLSYSFNYNNDRLNTVISNTMQISGDLSITPKWKVTYTTNYDLKALKFSDATSFGIYRDLHCWDLSMQWIPFGYYKSYSVTLKVKASILQDLKLSKRKDYYNNL, via the coding sequence TTGAAATTTATACGACTTTTTTTTCTGCTCGCAATTGTATTGTTATTGAATGAGATTGCCGCTGCGAATAAAAGCGCATATTACGGTTATGCTTTAGCTAAAGATACGATAATTAAGCTGGATTCGGTTAAAGACCGTAAATTATTGCGTTTAAAAAAGCCAAAAAACAGTACAAAACTACAGGATACTGTAAAGAAAAGGAACGATAAAGCCCCCGCCGATACCGGAACCATTAGCGAATTAACTACTGCCACTGCTAAAGATTCTTCATATTTCGATCAGGAACATAAAATGCATTACCTGTATGGTGAGGCGCGCGTAACATATGGCGATATGGAGCTGGATGCAGATTACATACGGGTTGATGAAAAGAAGCACCTGATATTTGCCAGTGGCCGCATTGACCCGAAAACCCATCGATACGTAGGCAGACCCATATCAAAAATGGGCAAGGAAGAAAAAGCTGTTACATCCGATTCGCTTTTGGTTGACTATACTACAAAAGGCGGCAAGGTTTGGAATGGTGCAACCGAACAGGATGGTAACTATTTATCAGGAGGTAAAGCAAAAAAACTGAAAGGTGATGAGGTGGCGTATGAGAATGTATTATTAAGTACCTGCGATCTGCCTTATCCCTATACCCACTTTGGTATTGTTATTACAAAAGGTATTGCTGAAAAAAAGAAGATCATATCATCCATATTTTATCTTGAAATTGAAGGTGTCCCTTTACCCATAGGCCTGCCGTTTGGCTTTTTCCCTAAACCTGATTCCAGAGCGTCCGGATTTATACTGCCAACTTTTGGAGAGGACGCCAAACTGGGTTTTTACCTGCGAAACTTTGGTTACTATTTTGGTATTAACGATTATATAGATTTAACAACCCAGGGCACATTTTATTCAAAAGGATCGTACGAGGCCAATGCCGCTGCCCGGTATACTAAGTTATATAAATACAGTGGATCGGTAACACTTAGTTATGGCTCGCACAACTATGGCTTAGAGGGCGATCCGGCACAAAAAGATTTTAATGTTCAATGGTCACATAGCCAAAACGCCAGCGCTCACCCTGGTACTACTTTCAGCGCTTCGGTAAATGCTGGTACATCAAGTTTTTATCAAAACAATCCGGCCACAACCAACTATAGCTTACAACAGTTGACCCAAAATAACCTGCATTCAAGCATTGCATTTGGTAAAACATGGGAGGGCACCCCGTTTAACTTTACAGCTAACATTTCCCATAGCCAGGATTTGACCCGTAAAGTAGTTACACTAGAGTTGCCCAGTTTCAGCTTTAATATGTCCACCATCAGCCCTTTCGATCCAAAAGACCGCGTAGGTGAACAAAAATGGTATCAAAAAGTTACCGTAGGGTACAGTTTACAAGGGACCAATAAACTAACTAATATACCTGAAGCCGACTTATTTAAAAGTACAACCCTATCTAAGCGGTTGCAAAATGGGTTACAGCACCAGATACCCGTAGGTTTAAACCTAAATGTGTTGAAGTATTTCCAATTTAATACTAACGTAAATTATATAGACCGCTGGTACTTTCAAACTACTAATAAAAGGTTTGCGCGTGGTAGTTTGACCGGATTGGACTCTATGATAGTTGACACTGTTCCGGGCTTTAAACGTGTGGGAGAATACAGCCTTAGTGCCGGCCTATCCACCAAGGTTTATGGTGTTATAGCCTTTAAAAACAGCAAAATAAAAAAAATAAGGGATGTTATTACGCCAAGCATTGCGTTCAACTATCGTCCTGACTATACGAGTTTAAGTTATGGTTATAACCGCGTAGCTGTAAGTAATGCCACAATACCATATCCTGCCGCAATACAACGTTATTCTATTTTTGACCAGGGAATTTATGGCGGGCCAAGTGGTGGTCGGTCAGCAGGATTAAGCTTCTCTGTAGATAACACAATTGAGGCTAAGGTGCGGGCTAAAAGTACCGACACGTCCGGTCAGGACAGGAACGTGCCAATTATACAAGGCCTGTCGGCATCCACATTCTATAACTTCGCAGCCGATTCGTTTAAACTTTCCCCTATTAGTTTTAGCGGCCATACGGCCATTCTGAACCAGAAAGTTTCCATTAGTTTTGGCGGTACATTAGATCCATACCAGGTAAATGTGCGCGACTCTATTTCTAACAACCAGGTAGTGCGGTATACACAAAGATTAAATAAGTATACCTTTCAAAACGGCAATTTCCCGTTCCTTACCGCTTTTAACCTTTCAATGGGAGCCAGTTTGAACCCCGAAGCATTTAAACCTACAAAACCAACTAATCAGCAACTGCCAAATACGTTGAACAACCTGAATGCAGAGCAGGCTAATAAGCTGGCCCAGATAACAAACGACCCAAACGCGTATGTTGACTTTAATGTGCCGTGGAATTTATCTTTAAGCTATAGCTTTAACTACAATAATGATAGACTGAATACTGTAATATCAAATACAATGCAGATAAGCGGCGATTTAAGTATTACGCCAAAGTGGAAGGTAACCTACACAACCAACTACGATTTGAAAGCTTTAAAGTTTAGTGACGCTACATCATTTGGCATCTACCGCGACCTGCATTGCTGGGACCTTTCCATGCAATGGATCCCTTTTGGGTACTATAAATCATACAGTGTAACATTGAAGGTAAAAGCTTCCATATTACAAGATTTGAAACTGAGCAAACGAAAAGACTATTATAACAATTTATAA
- a CDS encoding N-acetylmuramoyl-L-alanine amidase family protein: MKNKALERLIYGLSLSLVSLTLFSFKTSKINPGDTVLAPAYKLKTVVVDAGHGRMSNGTWRGASGEYSQESKVTLAVAFKLQAAIQKELPDIKVVMTRTSDADVLWQKRADIANENKGQLFISLHCNSLSDRIVRGAHGKKIRVPDRSGKGVLLLVYVYRRVGEQEAAIRENEFEDKNYKDNADLNPNDPTSIILLNAFKDKYRKQSLRFANLVNDEFVHTDGRKSEGVREQSVLVLARSGMPAVLVEMGYINNPDDEAYMNSETGQNEIVATLIRALKAYKNEVEQTTGAGK; this comes from the coding sequence ATGAAAAATAAAGCATTAGAAAGATTGATTTATGGTTTATCGCTATCATTAGTTTCGTTAACGCTATTCTCGTTTAAAACGTCTAAAATTAATCCCGGTGATACTGTTCTTGCCCCAGCCTATAAACTTAAAACAGTTGTTGTTGATGCCGGCCACGGCCGCATGAGCAACGGTACATGGAGGGGTGCATCAGGCGAATATTCACAGGAAAGTAAAGTAACGCTTGCGGTAGCCTTTAAATTGCAAGCGGCCATACAAAAAGAATTGCCCGATATTAAAGTAGTTATGACCCGCACAAGCGATGCTGATGTGCTTTGGCAAAAACGTGCCGATATAGCTAACGAGAATAAAGGACAATTGTTTATCTCACTGCATTGTAATTCATTATCTGACAGGATTGTACGTGGTGCACACGGCAAAAAAATACGTGTACCTGATAGATCGGGCAAAGGTGTTTTACTTTTAGTATACGTTTATCGCCGGGTTGGTGAACAGGAAGCGGCCATTAGGGAGAATGAATTTGAGGATAAAAATTATAAAGACAACGCTGATCTGAACCCTAACGACCCGACCTCGATCATCCTTTTGAACGCATTTAAAGATAAATACCGAAAACAAAGTTTGCGTTTTGCGAATTTAGTGAATGATGAATTTGTACACACGGATGGCAGGAAAAGTGAAGGTGTGCGCGAGCAAAGCGTATTGGTGCTTGCTCGTAGCGGTATGCCGGCGGTGCTGGTAGAGATGGGTTATATTAACAACCCTGATGATGAAGCTTATATGAATTCAGAAACCGGTCAGAATGAAATTGTAGCCACCCTTATACGTGCACTAAAAGCTTATAAAAACGAGGTGGAGCAAACAACTGGTGCAGGAAAATGA
- a CDS encoding MlaD family protein: MKISNETKIGALTAVSIAILIIGYSYLRGSDVFSRSNKFYAIYKSVEGLTVSKPVLVNGFQIGRVSHMKLQPNGSTIVEFKIEPDYNIPTNTLARLESTDLLGGKAIVFELGNSKEYAENKDTLRADIQGSLAESLQPIQRKAELLIGKVDSSLAAINKILNPEFQKNVDRSFASIANSLQTLEGTTKKIDALVGSQTSHINGILTNAEVASNGLKTTVSNMNDLTGNFKKVSADMANSNIKQTLDNVNKSMADLQAVMAKANSTNGSLGLLMNDTKLYDNLNNSAKSLDNLLIDLKAHPKRYVSFSVFGGKKD, encoded by the coding sequence TTGAAAATATCTAACGAAACAAAAATTGGCGCATTAACAGCAGTTAGCATTGCTATACTAATTATTGGCTATAGTTATTTACGCGGCAGCGATGTTTTTTCGCGATCGAATAAATTTTATGCGATATATAAAAGTGTAGAAGGCCTTACTGTTTCTAAACCGGTGCTGGTTAACGGGTTTCAGATAGGCCGGGTATCGCATATGAAATTGCAACCCAATGGATCTACCATTGTTGAATTTAAAATTGAGCCCGATTATAATATACCTACTAACACTTTGGCCCGGCTTGAAAGCACCGACCTGTTAGGTGGCAAAGCCATTGTATTTGAATTAGGCAATAGTAAAGAATACGCGGAAAATAAAGATACCTTACGTGCTGATATTCAAGGTAGCCTTGCCGAAAGCCTGCAACCTATTCAGCGCAAAGCGGAATTGTTGATTGGCAAAGTTGACTCATCGCTGGCGGCGATAAACAAAATATTAAATCCAGAATTTCAAAAAAACGTAGACCGCAGTTTTGCAAGTATTGCCAATTCATTACAAACATTAGAGGGTACTACAAAAAAAATAGATGCCCTGGTAGGTTCACAAACCAGCCATATTAACGGAATTTTAACTAACGCGGAAGTTGCTTCAAACGGGTTAAAAACCACAGTTAGTAACATGAACGACCTTACCGGCAACTTCAAAAAAGTAAGCGCGGATATGGCAAATTCAAACATTAAACAAACTTTGGATAATGTGAACAAATCCATGGCCGATCTGCAGGCCGTTATGGCAAAGGCTAACAGCACCAATGGCTCGTTAGGGTTGTTAATGAACGATACCAAGCTATACGATAACCTAAATAATTCGGCGAAAAGCCTTGATAATTTACTTATCGACCTTAAAGCGCATCCAAAACGCTACGTGAGCTTCTCGGTATTTGGGGGAAAGAAGGATTAG
- a CDS encoding ribonuclease Z produces MKFEVTILGSSSATPIFNRNPTSQALNINERLYLIDCGEGTQQQMLRFDIKASRIDYIFISHLHGDHYLGLVGLLSSLHLNGRTKPLHIFCPAPLKEIIDLQFKYSETTIQYPLEYTFIDPTQPTKLVDNQDIIIESIPLDHRIPCTGFLFRQKKRLRKLIKDKIETIDIPVEYYSRLKKGEDFTDSNGKLYKNDELTLDSERPKAYAYCSDTLFNEAYFNQISGVDLLYHEATFLHNMVDRAVETHHTTALQAAEVAARVKARKLVIGHFSARYKALTELLDEARSIFSETELAIEGKTFVI; encoded by the coding sequence ATGAAATTCGAAGTAACGATACTTGGAAGCAGTTCAGCAACACCTATTTTTAACAGAAACCCCACTTCACAGGCGCTAAACATAAACGAGCGCCTGTATCTTATAGATTGCGGCGAGGGCACACAACAACAAATGCTCCGTTTCGACATTAAAGCCAGTCGCATAGATTACATTTTTATTAGCCACCTGCATGGCGATCATTACCTGGGCCTTGTAGGTTTACTATCATCGCTTCACCTAAACGGCCGTACCAAGCCACTTCATATTTTTTGTCCCGCACCTTTAAAGGAAATTATCGATCTGCAGTTCAAATATTCGGAAACCACTATCCAATATCCGCTTGAATATACTTTTATTGACCCAACCCAGCCAACCAAGCTTGTAGATAACCAGGATATTATTATTGAAAGTATTCCCCTTGACCACCGGATTCCATGTACAGGCTTTTTATTCAGGCAAAAAAAGCGCCTGCGAAAGCTGATCAAAGATAAAATAGAAACTATAGACATACCTGTTGAATATTACTCGCGTCTTAAAAAAGGCGAAGACTTTACCGATAGCAATGGAAAGCTTTATAAAAACGACGAACTAACATTAGATTCTGAACGGCCTAAAGCTTATGCCTATTGTTCTGATACACTTTTTAATGAAGCTTATTTTAACCAGATATCTGGTGTGGATCTATTGTATCACGAAGCCACCTTTTTACATAATATGGTAGATAGGGCAGTGGAAACACATCATACAACTGCCCTGCAAGCGGCAGAAGTAGCGGCAAGGGTAAAAGCCAGAAAATTGGTTATTGGTCATTTCTCGGCCCGCTATAAAGCACTTACCGAATTATTAGATGAAGCCCGCAGTATTTTTTCTGAAACAGAATTGGCAATCGAGGGAAAAACATTTGTGATTTAA
- a CDS encoding STAS domain-containing protein, which yields MKFAVDKHEKYVLVKLNESKINSLITPQLKSELILINAEGQRNIVLDLSQVKFADSSGLSSLLVGHRLCKNAEGSFIMVGLNDAVARLITISQLDTVLTIVPTVEEAIDLIFMEEIEKELKKEAK from the coding sequence ATGAAATTTGCTGTTGATAAACACGAAAAATATGTACTGGTTAAATTAAATGAATCGAAGATTAATTCATTAATTACACCACAGTTAAAATCTGAATTGATACTGATCAATGCTGAGGGTCAACGGAATATCGTGCTTGATCTGTCGCAGGTTAAGTTTGCCGACTCATCTGGCTTAAGTAGCTTATTAGTTGGGCACCGCCTTTGCAAAAACGCCGAAGGTTCATTCATTATGGTAGGGCTTAACGATGCCGTGGCACGCCTGATTACTATATCACAGCTGGACACCGTATTAACAATTGTACCCACAGTTGAGGAAGCTATCGATTTGATCTTTATGGAAGAGATTGAAAAAGAATTAAAAAAAGAAGCAAAATAG